A portion of the Lolium rigidum isolate FL_2022 chromosome 1, APGP_CSIRO_Lrig_0.1, whole genome shotgun sequence genome contains these proteins:
- the LOC124680804 gene encoding fasciclin-like arabinogalactan protein 1 has protein sequence MHLAAAVLCVALVLPLAAAAVGKATAPAAPPAPPNVTAAMAKGGCKAFAALIAATPDAASTYASAAGGGMTVFCPSDDAVAAFAPRYKNLTADGKASLLLFHAVPVYYSPGSLKSNNGVMNTLATDGAAKNYNFTLQNEGNVVTIKTGASGAVARVKATVLDADPVAVYAVDRVVQPVELFKPAPSPTPAPAPAPAADAPKAGKGAHARHRATPVVADAPGPDGDDAPPADQKKGSEKSSAADVVRSRWFAAALAVVAVASTLA, from the coding sequence ATGcatctcgccgccgccgtcctctgcGTCGCACTAGTGCTCCCTCTCGCGGCGGCCGCGGTGGGCAAGGCGACCGCGCCCGCggccccgccggcgccgccgaacGTGACGGCGGCCATGGCGAAGGGCGGCTGCAAGGCGTTCGCGGCCCTGATCGCGGCCACCCCGGACGCGGCGTCCACGTACGCGTCGGCCGCGGGCGGCGGCATGACGGTGTTCTGCCCGTCCGACGACGCCGTCGCGGCGTTCGCGCCCAGGTACAAGAACCTGACCGCCGACGGCAAGGCGTCGCTGCTGCTGTTCCACGCCGTGCCGGTGTACTACTCCCCGGGGAGCCTCAAGTCCAACAACGGCGTGATGAACACGCTGGCCACCGACGGCGCCGCCAAGAACTACAACTTCACGCTGCAGAACGAGGGCAACGTGGTGACCATCAAGACGGGCGCGTCGGGCGCCGTCGCGCGGGTCAAGGCCACGGTCCTGGACGCCGACCCCGTCGCCGTGTACGCCGTCGACAGGGTGGTCCAGCCGGTCGAGCTGTTCAAGCCGGCGCCGTCCCCGACGCCGGCCCCCGCGCCTGCCCCGGCCGCCGACGCGCCCAAGGCCGGCAAGGGCGCCCACGCGCGCCACCGGGCCACGCCCGTCGTCGCGGACGCGCCGGGGCCTGACGGCGACGACGCTCCCCCGGCGGACCAGAAGAAGGGCTCCGAGAAGAGCTCTGCCGCCGACGTGGTACGCTCCCGGTGGTTCGCCGCCGCGCTGGCGGTAGTCGCTGTGGCCTCGACGCTTGCTTAG